A window of the Butyricimonas faecalis genome harbors these coding sequences:
- a CDS encoding SusC/RagA family TonB-linked outer membrane protein, whose amino-acid sequence MKKKRSVCMNSTFRKLFNLFRVMKIVILFMLIGLTHLSAEVRSQNASVSLKLKDATVEQVILEVEKQLKQDFFFSKKEVDVTRKISVNLNQATLGELVQVIFGEGFGYRLVDNLIVITPKAAVAKEEEKTVLMKGQVVDKGGSPLPGVTILIEGTTVGCATDVDGKFSLPLPKELKDVVVVFRFVGMVTQKVKLADIKDKEVLAGKKDLKVVMEEQTESLEDVVVTGIFTRKKEGFTGSATQVSGEELKRMTSGNVLKALQMLDPGFKMNTSNLTGSNPNAIPDFQMRGQASIGNYQSDDVVVLRGDVNTRPNQPLFVLDGVIGVDATTIMDLDPEQVESITLLKDAAATVIYGSEAANGVVVVETKAPLPGKLRFTYNGNYELEWPDLSVYDMMNAEEKLRIEEMAGYYSNKDDLGLMNYYNNLRQEVMRGVNTYWLAEPVKTAFSHRHGLTVEGGDRTLRYKIYLGAKWAPGIMKKTDLNTKTGKIDLNYRNNKILINNQLTVDYSDGTRVSPYGSFQDYTKINSYYRKTDENGNIKQVLDDHSIGDNYDYVAYYGTPTLNPLWNTQFNSKNESRNFELREALKVEYLPFENFRLSLDFTLTRKDGTVEVFNSAQHNDFFLEDDPAKKGLYEWSKTEGTQYRLSLSGAYTKGLGDHLLTAYLRYSVNENSTKSTTLSMMGFPNDKLSEVYMGTQYKNTSGSESVARSLAFVMTLNYAYKQRYAFDYSMSVNASSEFGKNNRYAPFWSAGVRWNAEKEPFINNLGIFDELVVRGTYGITGSQGFAPYQSLQMYTYSNLMKTYKSSDVVGAEIYGLGNPDLKWQQTENYNASLDFTMFNNMLSARFEYYEKYTKNTLLDYTMAPSVGFPTMKENLGRISNKGYDVTLRLMPYSDPARQAYWNVIFTGSHNKSRIEEISNALKVMNEKQMEIADEIEDPYVTRLEDKRKKRPLPRYENGYSQTTIWVVRSMGIDPQTGREVFLTRDGQLTNLYSSADQVPVGDTEPKFQGSVSTTFTYKGFSLTLAGQYHWGGQTFNQTLIDKVENANLRMNADRRALYSRWKQAGDQVFFKAIDGNVAKMDTKESSRFVMDDNEFYFSTINLSYRLDGQKCDWLKRIGIGAATIGVYMEDICRFSSIKMERGIDYPFSRQMSMSLNVTF is encoded by the coding sequence ATGAAAAAAAAACGAAGTGTGTGCATGAATAGCACATTCAGGAAACTTTTTAACCTATTCCGAGTGATGAAGATAGTGATTTTATTCATGCTGATAGGACTGACGCACCTTTCGGCAGAGGTTCGAAGTCAGAATGCATCAGTTAGTTTGAAATTAAAAGACGCTACTGTCGAGCAGGTGATTTTGGAAGTCGAAAAGCAGTTAAAACAGGACTTCTTTTTTAGCAAAAAAGAGGTGGACGTGACGAGAAAGATTTCCGTGAATCTGAATCAGGCAACGTTGGGTGAACTTGTACAGGTTATTTTTGGAGAGGGATTCGGTTATCGACTGGTGGATAATTTGATCGTGATTACCCCGAAAGCAGCTGTTGCCAAGGAGGAAGAGAAAACCGTTCTGATGAAGGGACAAGTGGTGGATAAAGGCGGGTCTCCTTTACCGGGTGTAACCATTCTTATCGAGGGTACTACCGTGGGGTGTGCCACGGATGTGGATGGAAAGTTTAGTTTGCCTTTACCGAAAGAGTTGAAAGATGTGGTGGTGGTTTTCCGTTTCGTGGGAATGGTGACGCAAAAGGTGAAGTTGGCTGATATTAAGGATAAAGAAGTTTTGGCCGGAAAGAAGGATTTGAAGGTGGTGATGGAGGAGCAGACGGAAAGTCTGGAGGATGTGGTGGTGACGGGTATTTTTACTCGTAAGAAGGAGGGGTTTACGGGGTCGGCGACACAAGTTTCAGGAGAAGAGCTAAAACGTATGACATCGGGTAACGTGCTAAAAGCATTACAAATGCTGGATCCGGGGTTTAAAATGAATACGAGTAATCTGACGGGGTCGAATCCGAATGCGATCCCTGATTTTCAGATGCGTGGCCAGGCAAGTATAGGTAATTACCAGAGTGATGACGTGGTTGTGTTGCGTGGGGATGTAAATACTCGTCCGAATCAACCATTGTTTGTGTTGGATGGCGTGATTGGCGTGGATGCAACTACGATCATGGATCTTGATCCGGAACAAGTGGAGTCAATTACATTATTGAAGGATGCCGCTGCTACGGTTATTTATGGCTCGGAGGCTGCTAATGGGGTGGTGGTCGTGGAGACAAAAGCTCCGTTACCGGGAAAATTGCGCTTCACGTATAATGGAAATTATGAATTGGAATGGCCGGATTTGAGCGTTTATGATATGATGAATGCGGAAGAGAAGTTACGGATTGAGGAAATGGCAGGATATTATTCTAATAAAGATGATTTGGGATTAATGAATTATTACAATAATCTTCGACAAGAGGTAATGCGGGGTGTGAATACTTATTGGCTGGCCGAACCCGTAAAGACTGCTTTTTCTCATCGGCATGGATTGACCGTGGAAGGGGGAGATCGTACGTTACGCTATAAAATTTATTTGGGAGCAAAGTGGGCACCCGGTATTATGAAAAAGACGGATTTAAATACTAAAACAGGAAAGATAGATTTGAATTATCGTAATAATAAAATTTTGATTAATAATCAATTGACCGTGGATTATTCAGATGGTACCAGGGTTTCTCCTTATGGAAGTTTCCAAGATTATACGAAAATAAATTCTTATTATCGTAAGACTGATGAGAACGGAAATATCAAGCAAGTGTTGGATGATCATAGTATTGGAGATAATTATGATTATGTTGCTTATTATGGTACCCCAACTTTAAATCCTTTGTGGAATACGCAGTTTAATTCAAAGAATGAAAGTCGAAATTTTGAACTTCGGGAGGCTTTAAAAGTGGAGTACTTACCATTTGAAAATTTCCGTTTAAGTTTGGATTTCACATTAACCCGGAAGGATGGAACAGTAGAGGTGTTTAACTCTGCTCAGCATAATGATTTCTTTCTTGAGGATGATCCGGCTAAAAAAGGCTTATATGAATGGAGTAAAACAGAGGGGACTCAATATAGATTAAGTTTGTCTGGTGCGTACACTAAAGGGTTGGGGGATCATTTGTTGACCGCTTATCTACGATATAGTGTTAATGAAAATTCAACAAAATCGACAACATTGTCTATGATGGGATTCCCGAATGATAAGTTGAGTGAAGTGTATATGGGAACTCAATACAAGAATACCTCGGGAAGTGAGAGTGTCGCTCGATCCTTGGCTTTCGTAATGACTTTGAATTATGCTTATAAACAACGTTATGCTTTTGATTACAGTATGAGTGTCAATGCATCTTCAGAGTTTGGGAAAAATAACCGTTATGCCCCGTTTTGGTCTGCTGGAGTACGTTGGAATGCGGAGAAAGAGCCTTTTATTAATAACTTAGGTATTTTTGATGAATTGGTGGTAAGGGGAACATACGGTATTACAGGTTCTCAAGGATTTGCACCTTATCAATCTTTGCAGATGTACACGTATTCTAATTTGATGAAAACTTATAAAAGTTCGGATGTGGTAGGAGCGGAAATATATGGATTGGGTAATCCAGATTTGAAGTGGCAACAGACAGAAAATTATAATGCATCGCTGGATTTTACCATGTTCAATAACATGCTGAGCGCAAGATTTGAGTACTACGAGAAATATACAAAAAATACGTTGTTAGATTATACGATGGCTCCGTCAGTAGGATTCCCTACAATGAAAGAGAATCTTGGAAGAATTTCTAATAAAGGATATGATGTGACGTTACGTTTAATGCCGTATAGCGATCCTGCGAGGCAGGCATACTGGAACGTGATTTTTACCGGTTCTCATAATAAATCACGGATAGAGGAAATTTCTAATGCTTTGAAGGTGATGAACGAGAAGCAAATGGAAATTGCTGACGAGATTGAAGATCCATATGTTACTAGATTAGAAGATAAACGTAAAAAACGTCCTTTACCCCGTTATGAAAACGGTTATTCACAGACCACAATTTGGGTAGTTCGTTCCATGGGTATCGATCCTCAAACAGGACGAGAGGTTTTTTTAACCCGAGACGGACAATTGACTAATTTGTATTCTTCGGCAGATCAAGTTCCTGTTGGAGATACAGAACCTAAATTTCAAGGTTCCGTTTCAACGACTTTTACCTATAAAGGGTTTAGTTTAACACTTGCAGGGCAATATCATTGGGGCGGACAGACTTTTAACCAGACATTGATTGATAAGGTGGAAAATGCCAACTTAAGAATGAATGCGGACCGAAGGGCTTTGTATAGTCGCTGGAAACAAGCTGGAGATCAGGTGTTTTTTAAGGCAATAGACGGAAATGTAGCAAAGATGGATACCAAGGAGAGTTCACGTTTCGTGATGGATGATAATGAGTTTTATTTTTCAACTATAAATTTATCTTACCGGTTGGATGGGCAAAAATGTGATTGGCTGAAACGAATAGGAATTGGTGCGGCAACAATTGGTGTGTATATGGAAGATATTTGTCGATTCTCGTCTATTAAGATGGAACGAGGGATTGATTATCCTTTCTCTCGACAAATGTCTATGTCGTTGAATGTAACTTTTTAA
- a CDS encoding RagB/SusD family nutrient uptake outer membrane protein: MKKYIVSICLGMFLFSSCSNWLDVKPKTTVEEEEVFSRELGFKEALTGVYIKMASTDLYARNLSYGFLDILGQRYQINAVANYENPLWYTFPSTYTESYTETIWAKMYNVIANLNNLLYYCDKNKNVFTTEHYYEIIKGEALGLRAFLHFDLLRMFGPIYKDNPMAKRIAYRTEFNQVPKEMHSSDVVVDSIITDLKRAEILLTNTDPLNFEFPKTEDGDRGTGKDGFLEYRHKRMNLYAVKAMLARVYLYAGNKVEAANYANQVIGEKYFDLIGEATDVLRSKEIVFSVYVDKFDQQVTDITNGSSYCIVKESFLNEMFDVANDGTNDLRIREGVGFDYGTNGIKMRKYKQENLWASTEGTVVLIRLSEMYYILAECAATPGEAAEFLNKVRSVRGIDPVVCTEANKLDEIEKEYRKEFYGEGQLFFFYKRHAYTTFLHCPVNQMTESNYMFSWPDNETLFGKTN; this comes from the coding sequence ATGAAAAAGTATATAGTTAGCATTTGTTTAGGAATGTTCTTGTTTTCCTCTTGTTCTAATTGGTTGGATGTAAAGCCGAAGACGACGGTGGAAGAAGAAGAGGTTTTTAGTCGAGAATTAGGTTTTAAAGAAGCTCTAACCGGAGTGTATATAAAGATGGCATCCACTGATCTGTATGCCAGAAATTTGAGTTATGGTTTCTTGGATATATTGGGACAACGTTACCAGATTAATGCGGTGGCGAATTATGAGAATCCTTTGTGGTATACTTTCCCATCTACATACACGGAAAGTTATACGGAAACGATTTGGGCGAAGATGTACAACGTGATTGCTAATTTAAATAATTTGTTGTATTACTGTGATAAAAACAAAAACGTGTTTACCACGGAACATTATTACGAAATAATTAAAGGAGAGGCATTGGGCTTGAGAGCGTTTTTGCATTTTGATTTGTTACGGATGTTTGGGCCGATATATAAAGATAACCCAATGGCAAAACGAATTGCTTATCGAACAGAGTTTAACCAGGTGCCAAAGGAAATGCACTCTTCTGACGTGGTGGTGGATAGTATTATTACTGATTTGAAAAGAGCTGAAATTTTATTGACAAATACGGATCCGTTGAATTTTGAATTCCCAAAAACAGAAGATGGGGATAGAGGTACTGGGAAAGATGGTTTTTTGGAGTATCGTCACAAACGGATGAATTTGTACGCGGTGAAAGCTATGTTGGCGAGAGTCTATTTGTATGCGGGAAATAAGGTGGAAGCGGCTAATTATGCGAATCAAGTTATTGGAGAGAAATATTTCGATCTTATTGGGGAGGCAACGGATGTTTTACGTTCCAAAGAGATCGTGTTCTCTGTTTACGTGGATAAGTTTGATCAGCAAGTGACAGATATAACGAATGGTTCTTCTTATTGTATCGTTAAGGAAAGTTTCTTGAATGAAATGTTTGATGTGGCTAATGATGGAACAAATGATTTGAGAATCAGAGAGGGTGTTGGATTTGATTATGGAACTAACGGAATCAAAATGCGGAAATATAAGCAAGAAAATTTGTGGGCATCTACGGAAGGGACGGTTGTTTTAATACGTTTATCCGAAATGTATTACATTTTGGCAGAATGTGCGGCAACTCCGGGCGAAGCAGCTGAATTTTTGAATAAAGTACGGAGTGTACGCGGGATTGATCCTGTTGTTTGCACGGAAGCTAACAAATTGGATGAGATTGAAAAAGAGTACCGCAAGGAATTTTACGGGGAAGGACAATTGTTTTTCTTCTATAAACGTCATGCTTATACGACATTTCTACATTGTCCCGTGAACCAAATGACAGAAAGTAATTACATGTTCTCTTGGCCGGATAATGAAACTTTATTTGGTAAAACAAATTGA
- a CDS encoding DUF4843 domain-containing protein, with amino-acid sequence MKNLVITLQVLITFLFLQSCEKYEMVQYGDGNEINFMADYYLGKDKKPYWVDETEYLHYETNFGINPLGDSLLLDTLLVGVKISGVPTAYPRKVVFATKKLGDNTLEIVCPEEYYVPADTGVAVFKVLIKRPEKRNTEYSAYLTFDYEKSDFKAGTVERQTFELKAENSVSLELWGSSQEEWDGYYVMFFGDYSETKARYLITKYGGTVLNEWTMTNKFYDVLYSNGFYLDFEEYKADPNNAPLIDENTGEWIEIPDISELL; translated from the coding sequence ATGAAAAATTTGGTAATTACATTACAGGTATTGATCACGTTCCTTTTTCTTCAAAGTTGTGAAAAATACGAGATGGTGCAATATGGAGATGGAAACGAGATTAATTTTATGGCTGATTATTATTTAGGTAAAGATAAGAAACCGTATTGGGTAGATGAAACAGAATATTTGCATTATGAGACTAATTTCGGGATTAATCCTCTTGGAGATTCCTTGTTGTTAGATACTCTTCTCGTGGGGGTAAAAATAAGTGGAGTTCCCACCGCCTACCCTAGAAAGGTCGTGTTTGCTACGAAAAAACTTGGAGATAATACATTGGAAATAGTATGTCCGGAGGAGTATTATGTTCCGGCAGATACAGGGGTTGCCGTGTTTAAAGTTTTGATAAAGCGTCCGGAAAAAAGGAATACGGAATATTCTGCATATCTGACTTTTGATTACGAGAAGTCGGATTTTAAAGCGGGTACTGTCGAAAGACAAACTTTTGAATTAAAAGCGGAAAATTCTGTGAGTTTGGAATTATGGGGATCTTCTCAAGAAGAATGGGATGGATATTACGTGATGTTTTTTGGAGATTATAGTGAAACGAAAGCTCGTTATTTAATTACGAAATACGGAGGTACTGTATTGAATGAATGGACGATGACAAATAAATTTTATGATGTTCTTTACTCGAATGGCTTCTATTTAGATTTTGAAGAGTATAAAGCAGATCCTAATAATGCGCCTTTGATAGATGAAAATACTGGTGAATGGATCGAGATTCCTGATATTTCAGAATTACTTTAA
- a CDS encoding PKD-like family lipoprotein: MRRLIYILVLLLFVSCYDDKGNYDYEDINTVAVELDELYSVRLDKDTTLTIVPRLSQFLQKDDKNLSYVWLYSTINHNFYGLASREGFDTVSIEPNLRFHIDPEEKNLKYEHFFRLNVYDEITGIEYPVNTTIKLIKPYDGTWMVLHSKNGHTELGSIEYIGANIVVNEDAYYKESGKRLEGKPLCLGQYTTSVKYYGTGSGWNMFYVFTDVAREAGVYCQWKKFEKKDSLSRMVAPMAQAGFDFQHVEMMDGDGSASALLLSNGVLYQIPRAGKVYKPGSGLTGEVKITLATKVMNNALLYDEAGHRFAFYYNKSDGLGVKKYDPLYFNEGEENSDLIQSIPVRDGNATGVDPNKLSPDQKVLYVGTGYQFDQGWTSTYAYGLAKSNDKCFVYEFNPRGFTYSDYVSFNAYYQIDLPKGLDENACFASTPPYSGIIFYASGNTVYRLDFKQAGGKATAIYTHSGGKATKMKFAKRKAPGEGVFAAYEFDLQRSLGVSFDMGNGKSDFVILNLSSTGSVGANSATYPATQVYSDFGEVTDFVFI, translated from the coding sequence ATGAGAAGATTAATTTATATACTGGTTTTGTTACTATTTGTTTCTTGTTATGATGACAAAGGAAATTATGATTATGAGGATATTAATACGGTAGCAGTTGAATTGGATGAGTTGTATTCGGTACGTTTAGATAAGGATACGACGCTTACAATCGTTCCTCGATTGTCACAATTTTTGCAAAAAGATGATAAAAATTTGAGTTATGTTTGGTTATATTCTACCATAAATCATAATTTCTATGGTTTGGCAAGTCGTGAAGGGTTTGACACGGTGAGTATAGAACCTAATTTGCGTTTTCATATAGATCCGGAAGAGAAAAATTTGAAATACGAGCATTTTTTTCGTTTGAATGTATATGATGAGATAACGGGAATTGAATATCCGGTGAACACGACAATCAAGTTGATTAAACCATACGATGGAACTTGGATGGTTTTGCATAGTAAAAACGGACATACAGAGTTGGGGTCTATTGAATATATTGGTGCTAATATCGTGGTGAATGAAGATGCATATTACAAAGAATCAGGTAAGCGGTTAGAGGGGAAACCACTCTGTTTGGGGCAATATACAACGTCAGTTAAATATTATGGAACCGGGAGTGGATGGAATATGTTTTACGTGTTTACCGATGTTGCGAGAGAGGCTGGAGTTTATTGTCAATGGAAAAAATTTGAGAAAAAGGATAGTTTGTCCCGAATGGTTGCCCCGATGGCTCAAGCTGGTTTTGATTTCCAGCATGTGGAGATGATGGATGGTGATGGTAGTGCCAGTGCTCTTTTGTTGTCTAATGGTGTTTTGTATCAAATTCCACGGGCTGGTAAAGTGTATAAACCGGGTAGTGGGTTGACTGGAGAGGTAAAGATTACTTTGGCAACTAAAGTTATGAATAATGCTTTGTTGTATGATGAGGCTGGGCATCGTTTTGCTTTTTATTATAATAAAAGTGATGGGTTAGGAGTGAAGAAATATGATCCATTGTACTTTAATGAGGGGGAGGAAAATAGTGATTTAATTCAATCTATTCCAGTGCGAGATGGTAATGCTACGGGAGTTGATCCCAACAAGTTATCCCCGGATCAAAAAGTGTTGTATGTAGGAACTGGGTATCAGTTTGATCAAGGTTGGACAAGTACATATGCTTATGGCTTGGCTAAAAGTAATGACAAGTGTTTCGTTTATGAATTTAATCCGAGAGGTTTTACCTATTCCGATTATGTTTCTTTTAATGCTTATTATCAGATTGATTTACCTAAAGGATTAGATGAAAATGCTTGTTTTGCTTCAACTCCACCTTATAGTGGTATTATTTTTTACGCTTCTGGTAATACTGTTTATCGTTTAGACTTTAAGCAAGCAGGAGGAAAAGCTACCGCTATTTATACTCATTCGGGAGGAAAAGCAACAAAGATGAAATTTGCTAAAAGAAAGGCTCCCGGAGAAGGTGTGTTCGCTGCTTATGAATTTGATTTACAACGTAGCTTGGGAGTTTCTTTTGATATGGGAAATGGTAAGAGTGATTTTGTTATATTGAATTTGTCCTCAACTGGTAGCGTTGGGGCTAATAGTGCAACTTATCCGGCAACCCAAGTATATTCTGATTTTGGAGAAGTAACTGATTTTGTGTTCATTTAA